The following is a genomic window from Akkermansiaceae bacterium.
TGCGGATCAGGTGCTGGGTCCGCGGTGACGGGCCGTTGTCGCTGCTGACGATGAGCAGGGTGTTATCGAAGCAGTCGTTCTTTTTCAGCGCCGCGATGATCTGACCAATGGCGTCATCAGTCTGCGCCACATAGTCGCCGTAATGGGACGCCTTGCTTTGCCCTTGGAAACCCGGGGCGGGAACGACCGGTGTGTGCGGCGAGGTGGTGGTGAAATAGAGAAAAAACGGCTGCCCGTCCTGGCTGTGGGCATCGATATAATCCACCGCCTTCCGGGTGAGGGTGGGCATGACTTTTTCAAACTGATAATCGGCGGCACCGGGGCCGTCGCCGTGGATGTGGCCGAGCTCGCCGAGCGACTTCAGCGATTTGCAGGAGACCTGGGTGATGTCGCCGACCAGGCTGCGGTCGTTGATGAAGGTGTAGGGTGGAAAGTTGGGGCAGTCGACGCCAAAGAAATGCTGGAACCCGGCACCGAGCGGGCCGCCGTTGATGGGTCGGGTGAAATCGAAATTTTCCGGTGTGGCGGTGCTATTGCCTCCCTTGCGGGTGTTCTCCGCATTGCTGCCATCGCGGAATGGCCAGTCGAACCCGAGGTGCCATTTGCCGATGCAGGCGGTGTGGTAGCCGGCCTTGGCGAGGAAGGCGGGCATGGTGGTGTCGCCCGCGTCGATGACCGGCTTCCCCCACGGCAGCACGATGCCTTTCATCAACTGCGGGTGCCTCCATGGGTAGTGGCCGGTGAGGATCGAGTAGCGGGACGGCGAGCAGAGGGCGCTGGGTGAGTGGGCATCGGTGAAATACACACCCTGGTTTGCCAGCGCGTCCATGTGTGGTGTCTGCACCTTGGATTCCGGATTGAGGTGGGTCACATCGCCGTAGCCGAGGTCATCTGTTAGAATAAGGACGATGTTGGGTTTTTCCGCCATGGCGGTGGCAGCGATCATCGCGGAAAAAACGGCGACCAGCGCCCGGTGCCAC
Proteins encoded in this region:
- a CDS encoding arylsulfatase: MLFSPPCHTRPITVVWHRALVAVFSAMIAATAMAEKPNIVLILTDDLGYGDVTHLNPESKVQTPHMDALANQGVYFTDAHSPSALCSPSRYSILTGHYPWRHPQLMKGIVLPWGKPVIDAGDTTMPAFLAKAGYHTACIGKWHLGFDWPFRDGSNAENTRKGGNSTATPENFDFTRPINGGPLGAGFQHFFGVDCPNFPPYTFINDRSLVGDITQVSCKSLKSLGELGHIHGDGPGAADYQFEKVMPTLTRKAVDYIDAHSQDGQPFFLYFTTTSPHTPVVPAPGFQGQSKASHYGDYVAQTDDAIGQIIAALKKNDCFDNTLLIVSSDNGPSPRTQHLIRKHHHFPAGRLRGMKFDSWEGGHRVPFIASWPNGGIRGGGKITDPIILTDLYATLAAVAEVKLDSPRDSVNLLKSLRGEGPVRREMVYHNGRGGLGMRSGDWVLLVGRAAGLSSAEPEWRRKLLDIRSPDADLQLFNLATDLSQRENIADQHPEKVAQLKTRLNEIRNSRP